The genome window ATTCTCCTTAAACTACGTTTTGAATTGCAACAATACATTAATTTACGCCCAGTTAAATTGTATCCAGGGGTTTGGACGCCACTTAGAGACAAGGGACCAGAGCATATTGATTTTGTAGTAGTACGTGAAAACAATGAAGGTCTTTACACCGGCGCTGGTGGTATTGTTAAACAAGGAACTCCAGAAGAAGTTGCAATTCAAACATCGGTTAGTACTCGCGCTGGTTGTGACCGTTGCTTAAAGTTTGCCTTTGAGCTTACTCGTCGCCGTAATAAAAATAAGCAATTAACTCTAGTTGGTAAAACCAATGTTCTCACCTTTGAATTTGATTTGTGGGAGCGTGCTTTTCATCAAATGGGTGAAAAATATCCTGATATTAAACGAGATTATAACCATGTTGACGCTTGCTGTATGTGGTTTGTAAAAAATCCTGAGTGGTATGACGTTATTGTTACTAATAATATCTTTGGCGATATCATCACCGACCTTGGTGCTATGATTCAAGGGGGTATGGGTATTGCGGCTGGTGGCAATCTTAACCCGGATCCTGGTGGTGTATCTATGTATGAGCCTATTGGTGGCTCAGCACCAAAATATACCGGTAAAAATGTAATTAATCCAATGGCTGCTATTGGTGCTGGCGCCATGTTACTTGAATATAGCTTAGGTGAAAATGAAGCCGCAAAAGCCATTGAACGAGCTATGATGAAAGCCACTTCGGAGCGAATGCAAAGCCAAGCCGCCGGTAAAATGGGCATGGGCACAACTCAAGTTGGCGATATGGTTGCTCAAATGGTTGCCGACGGTATTTAGTGCTAAAAAATGGGAGCTATTATTTTTTCTTGCTCCCTTTCATTAATGTAACTCGCATATACAAATCTGCATAACGGCTTATGTGTTGGGTGATATCAAACCGTGCATAAGCCTTTTTGCATTCAGTTGCATAATCAACTTGATTGATTGTTTTAAAAACCTCGACTATTCCTTGAGCCATTGCCATAGGATTCGCATCAACCAATCGTCCACATTTATTGCTTACAAGGTGTTGTGCCCCAGCATGGCAT of Deltaproteobacteria bacterium contains these proteins:
- a CDS encoding 3-isopropylmalate dehydrogenase; this encodes MVKTHKVALLGGDGTGPEVARESQKVIDVAAKKYGFKINWQEFDWGGDRYLKTGEVLPAGAADTLRQFDAILLGAIGHPDVKPGILEKGILLKLRFELQQYINLRPVKLYPGVWTPLRDKGPEHIDFVVVRENNEGLYTGAGGIVKQGTPEEVAIQTSVSTRAGCDRCLKFAFELTRRRNKNKQLTLVGKTNVLTFEFDLWERAFHQMGEKYPDIKRDYNHVDACCMWFVKNPEWYDVIVTNNIFGDIITDLGAMIQGGMGIAAGGNLNPDPGGVSMYEPIGGSAPKYTGKNVINPMAAIGAGAMLLEYSLGENEAAKAIERAMMKATSERMQSQAAGKMGMGTTQVGDMVAQMVADGI